A stretch of Malus sylvestris chromosome 11, drMalSylv7.2, whole genome shotgun sequence DNA encodes these proteins:
- the LOC126591282 gene encoding probable CCR4-associated factor 1 homolog 11 produces the protein MKNVEIRSVWQDNLESEFALIQSMIRYYPFLSIDTEFPGTVFQYSDVHTPLPTPASRYKLMKANVDNTNIIQLGLTLSDNNGNLPSFGTNICYIWEFNFRDFDIDRDLQNISSIKLLEKQGIDFLKNKEKGIRSSDFSLLWHKSSLFSKISRLTWVTFHSAYDFGYLIKILTNKRLPPDINDFMSMMDMYFGKKVYDIKSMIRVSRGIYGGLERVANKLGVDRVAGKSHQAASDSLLTWQTFQKLTQVYYTSMLGEDNCSLDLRDLDWSQRVLYGLEVEAH, from the coding sequence ATGAAGAACGTTGAGATTCGATCCGTGTGGCAGGACAATTTGGAATCCGAGTTTGCTCTAATTCAGTCCATGATTCGTTACTACCCTTTCCTCTCCATAGACACCGAATTCCCGGGCACAGTTTTCCAGTATTCCGATGTCCACACCCCCTTACCAACCCCGGCGTCCAGATACAAGCTCATGAAGGCCAACGTGGACAACACCAACATAATCCAGTTAGGTCTAACACTCTCCGATAACAACGGAAACTTGCCCAGTTTCGGCACTAATATCTGCTACATATGGGAGTTCAACTTCAGGGACTTCGATATCGACCGTGACCTTCAGAATATAAGTTCGATTAAGTTACTTGAGAAGCAAGGAATCGATTTCTTGAAAAACAAGGAAAAGGGTATTCGTTCTTCCGACTTCTCCTTGCTGTGGCATAAATCTTCGCTGTTCTCCAAGATATCCCGGTTGACATGGGTGACTTTCCATAGCGCTTACGATTTCGGGTACCTGATCAAGATTCTGACTAACAAACGGTTGCCGCCGGACATTAACGATTTCATGTCCATGATGGATATGTACTTTGGGAAAAAAGTGTACGACATCAAAAGCATGATTAGGGTTTCTCGAGGGATTTATGGAGGATTAGAGAGAGTGGCTAACAAGCTTGGGGTTGATCGTGTGGCTGGGAAGAGTCATCAGGCTGCTTCTGATAGTTTGCTGACTTGGCAAACGTTTCAGAAGCTTACACAAGTGTACTACACAAGTATGCTAGGGGAAGACAACTGCAGTTTAGATTTGAGAGATTTAGATTGGTCCCAAAGGGTTTTGTATGGTTTGGAAGTTGAGGCTCATTGA
- the LOC126591280 gene encoding putative disease resistance RPP13-like protein 1, whose protein sequence is MSLGEVFISGLLQVLLERLTSCETLSYFRRLLGVGKELNKWKSMLSTIREVLNDAEDKQLTDQAVKLWLDDLTDLAYDVEDILDKFSTEMLRRQMKDQHGATTNKAWGLFSDVKFSYNLSSKIKKITDRLHEILEVKKQLGLNEGTPSTKAWHVPPSSHLPEGPVIGRDTDKTKIIDFLLKEAPSAVNFHVVVIVGMPGVGKTTLARHVYDDDATKEFNRKVWVSVSDDFNLERVTKAILESATSGLAKEYKEFNQVQESLSKELAGKKFLIVLDDVWNTCVYDLWIKLQSPFRVGALGSKIIVTTRDANVANMMGSTVYQLDCMTNDQCWEVFKQHSRLDIT, encoded by the coding sequence ATGTCACTGGGAGAGGTCTTTATTTCTGGGTTACTTCAAGTGTTACTTGAAAGGTTGACATCTTGTGAGACGCTGAGCTACTTTAGACGCCTACTTGGCGTTGGCAAAGAGCTGAACAAATGGAAGTCAATGTTGTCTACTATTCGAGAAGTGCTGAATGACGCGGAGGACAAGCAATTGACGGACCAAGCAGTGAAATTGTGGCTGGATGATCTCACAGACTTGGCCTATGATGTGGAAGACATATTGGACAAGTTTTCAACCGAGATGTTGCGACGCCAAATGAAGGATCAACATGGGGCTACCACAAACAAGGCATGGGGTTTGTTTTCAGATGTTAAATTTAGCTATAACCTGAGCTCAAAAATAAAGAAGATTACTGATCGGCTACATGAGATATTGGAAGTAAAAAAACAGCTTGGTTTAAATGAGGGGACACCATCTACTAAAGCATGGCACGTGCCACCGAGTTCCCACCTACCAGAAGGACCTGTGATTGGAAGGGATACAGACAAGACGAAGATTATTGACTTCTTGTTAAAAGAAGCACCCAGTGCCGTCAACTTTCATGTAGTTGTCATTGTCGGTATGCCTGGAGTGGGAAAGACTACACTTGCAAGACATGTTTATGATGATGACGCGACAAAAGAGTTTAACCGAAAAGTATGGGTATCTGTGTCggatgacttcaatcttgaaaGAGTGACAAAGGCAATTCTTGAATCCGCCACATCTGGTCTTGCAAAGGAGTACAAGGAATTCAACCAGGTTCAAGAAAGTTTGAGTAAGGAGCTAGCAGGAAAAAAGTTTCTAATTGTTTTAGACGATGTTTGGAATACATGTGTCTATGATTTGTGGATAAAATTGCAGTCCCCCTTCCGTGTTGGAGCATTAGGAAGTAAGATAATTGTGACAACACGTGATGCAAATGTTGCAAACATGATGGGATCCACTGTTTATCAATTGGATTGCATGACAAATGATCAATGTTGGGAAGTCTTTAAGCAACATTCCCGATTGGACATTACCTAA
- the LOC126591287 gene encoding GPI-anchored protein LLG1-like, which translates to MVLNQSFCFCFSIVFLFLFLGLPASSSSPTFISDGVFESQASIGRNLLQAKKGCPVNFEFFNYTVITSQCKGPQYPAKQCCDAFKELACPYADVINDLTNECASIMFSYINLYGNYPPGLFANECHDGKEGLICPALPPSAVANDVNGAHTIHYPSPLLMLAAGFLVLFRLL; encoded by the exons ATGGTGTTGAATCAgagcttctgcttctgcttttccattgttttccttttcctttttctgggtcttcctgcttcttcttcctcaccaACTTTCATTTCAG ATGGTGTCTTTGAATCTCAGGCTTCTATTGGCCGGAACTTGCTGCAGGCCAAGAAAG GTTGCCCAGTGAACTTTGAGTTTTTTAACTACACGGTTATCACAAGCCAATGCAAAGGACCCCAATACCCTGCTAAACAGTGTTGTGATGCATTCAAGGAATTGGCTTGCCCTTACGCAGATGTGATTAATGACTTGACAAATGAATGCGCTTCAATTATGTTCAGCTACATCAACCTCTACGGAAACTACCCACCTGGACTTTTCGCCAATGAGTGCCATGACGGAAAAGAAGGTCTGATATGCCCTGCATTACCACCATCTGCAGTGGCCAATGATGTAAATGGGGCTCATACCATACACTATCCGTCTCCATTGCTAATGCTCGCTGCGGGCTTCCTAGTGTTGTTCCGGTTACTATAA